tttatattttattgccCACAAAAACTTTTCGGGCATTGGGTATCGGGTTATACGGGTACGGGTTCGGGTTTTTCGGGTTTCGAGCTTCGGGCTCGGGTTTTATGCCCAGTGTGacctcctccaccaccatatTCAAATTTATCAAATATGTATCCACCGGGACCACAATATGGGTATGGACAAGTTCCCGCTGCACCGATATGTTCTTTTGCTTTGTGGATAAGTATTTATTTGTCGTTCTTGTTTACTCACTAATGTATCTCATATCTTTTGTATAGGTCTATCACTATCAGTATGACGGATTGGATCAATATCACGACCCTTCCAACATGCCTGAGTACTATCACTATGACTCGAGCTGAACATGTGAGTATTGTGAAATAAGTCGACCTATGTGTCGTTGCCTCGTTGGAGAGGtgtaaaagaacttgtatttgagtattgcgAAGTTCGCTGGATGTTTATTGCATGAGAACTGGAGTTTGTGGTTGCATatgtatgttgtatgttattttgATGAACTCATGTTGTGTGGATCAATTAATATTTACTGTACAATGTGAATTGAGCAAACTACAAATAAACTCTGCCAAAATTTTCATTTTTTTCTGCAAAAAACGGCAGAAAAAAACCAGTTTATTTCACGGTTAACCGCCGGTTTCTACCGATTTTTCGCCGGTAAACCAATTCGAATTCAAACTGATTTGGTTTAGCCAAACCGGTCGGtttttgccggtttctaccggttTACCGGCGGAAACCGTTACCGGTGGGGGGCGGTTTTTACCTCCCCACCGGTTTTGTAAACCCTGCTGGACACTGCTCACGGGTCACTACTACTCACTGCTACTGCTGGCCAGTGTGCCCAGTGGCGCTCGCTACTCATTGCATGGTGATGGTACCAGTAGCGTCGTCGTCCACTGCTGCTTGCTGGCTGCTCTTGTCCGCTGGTGCAAAGATGTAGATGGCGGGAGGCAGCGTCGGCAGCAGTCAGCTCCGCTCGCCGCCGGTGATGGGTACGCAAACGCAAGTACGTGTACGTTTGCCCGGGTGTGTGCATCCTGCACGCGCGCTCCGCTCCCGCCATCCCAGTCCCACGCACGCCACACTGTCACTGCCCGCCCGCTACGGAGTCCGGACGCAGCGCAGCCAGCTTTACCCGCCATCTCCTCCCGCCACGCCACCGCACCCGACCCACTGCTTCCTTCCCTCGACTGGGGCCGACTGGCTCGTTGCCTCCCACCCATCCACGGACCCACCTCTTTATTCACCCCCGACACCCCTCCTCCCTTCGCTTTCCCCTCCTCGCCTCGGGGGTGCGCGAATTTCGACTAGGGTTTCGCGGACCGAGAGGGAAGCGGGGAGAGGAGAGGGCGGGTAGGGTTTCCGCGGGCGGGCCCCGCATGGCctcggcggcagcggcggcggtggcgccggccgcggaggagaagaagggcgCGGGCGGGCCGGTCACGGGGGACATGGTCAGCGCGGGCTTCGCGGAGCTGGAGCGGCAGCAGCGGCTGCTCGCCACCTGCACGCGCCTCTACCAGCACCTGTCCGACCACATCGGCTCGCTCGAGCGCGGGCTCGCCGCGCGCTCCGACGCGCTCCGCGTCCGCCGCAGGGCATTCGACGCGCGCACCCACCGCGCGCTCGACTCGCTCCACCGCCGCGAGGCCTCCATCGACGCCTCCGTCTCGCGCGCGCTCGACCACCTCcactccatctccgccaaggggtCACCGCCGGCTCCGGATCCGGCACacgccgccggcgccggcgcggcCGAGGGCCTGCGCGCCCTCTGCGCGCGGATGGACTCCGCCGCGTTCCTGGGCTTCGTGGTGGCCCGCCGCAAGGAGGCCGACGCGCTGCGGGCGGAGATGCCGGCGGCTCTCAAGCTCTGCGTGGATCCGGCCAAGTTCGTCATGGACGCCGTCGCCGACGTCTTCCCCGTCGACCGCCGCGAGGCCCGGAGCCCCGCCGACCTGGCCTGGGCCTGCGTGCTCATCCTCGAGGCCGCCGTGCCCGCGCTCGCCGACCCGGACCCGGACATCGGCCCCGCGCGCCCGCTCGTGCCGCGggcggcgcgcgagcgcgcgcggggcatGGCCAGGGAGTGGAAGGACGCCGCCGAGAAGAAGGGGGGCGTGGAGGGGGCCAAGCCGCCCGACGCGCACGCCTTCCTGCAGCACGTCGCCACGTTCGCCGTCGCGGAGAAGGAGGACATGCCGCTGTACCGCAGGATTGTCGTCAGCTTCTCCTGGCGCCGACAGATGCCACGACTCGCCCTCACTCTCGGCCTTGAGGAAGAAATGGCTGGTATATGCCCTTCTTTCCTGCTTTGTTGCTGCCTACATTTCCATTTTGTTGCACAATTTTTTTTGCCAATACCATAGCTCGTTGAAGTAGGTGTTTGTGCGCCAAGTGCTGAATTCAGATGATTGATTTGGGGATAGCTAAGTATGCAGTGGGTGTAAATTGTTCTAGATCTAGCAATGAATTGTCATTAGGAATTTTGGATTAAGTGTCGGCCATCCTTATTATTTAATTGTGGATCGGAGCTGTGGCGGCATTTCAATAGGCTCTAGAGGAGGGTAAAAAGAAAACCACCCAGACAAAATGAGTTGAAAAGTTCCTTCGTCATTCTCCACTGCTAATTACTCTACTGTTCAAGGATATGATACCAGTAGTATGGATATATACATTAGAGAATGTCTTTTTAGAGCAAGGCCCGTTTCCCTGGCCTGGGTGGTCTCTGACTCTCTGTCATAGCCATGCGCGACAAAAGGTGGTCTAGTGTTTTACCAAGTGCTCAGGGTAACGGGTAACCGTGTCTTCTGTACATGATGGCCATCATGCGCTTGTCTTGGGGGCCCATCGCTTTTAGCATTCAGATGTCGTCAGATTCTTGTGTCTACAGTCCTGTTGCCTTGGAGTGAAAGGCAATTCATTGTTGCAGTGTCGTTAACAGCAGGTTTCTGGACTCTCTTGTTCCAATGCTGCACACCCTCACTGCAATGCTCTGAAGTGCCAATGAGCCTTCTTTTCATTTCCAAATTAGAATGCAAACTACTACATTATCTTATTATAAGCTATGCTGCTACAACAACGATAATTTCGTGCCTTTTTTTGCTTCCAACTTCATGGCAGTTTGGTTTTCTCTTACAGAGGATACCCTCAATGCTGCATGGAAGATGCCTTTGTATGGACTACTACTATTTCTTGGCCATATATTTGTGTGTTTTCTGAGTGACAGCTAGTCTTTCGTGGTCTTGTCCAGACTTGAGCAGATTAGTCGCTACACGTTAACACCTTTTCTTTTGCATTTGCAGATATCATTGAGGAACTAATTGCTAAGAGGCAGCAGCTTGATGCTGTGAATTTTGCTTACGAGGCTGGGCTTCAGGAGAAGTTCCCTCCAGTTCCTCTTCTGAAGTCCTACCTGGAGGACTCTAAGAAGACGTCGACCGCCGCTTCAGATAATTCAAGCACTAGCAGCAGTGGGCAATCAGGGGTTCGTATAAATATAACAGCACTTCTGAAGTATCTCTTGAATTTCTTATCTGAAAGAGCGGTGCTCTTGCTCACTGTTTTcaaccaaaaaaaaaaaaaaactgtcTCTTGAACTCAGGAATGAGTTTTATTGATGTGTGCCTAGTGCTATTGCCCTCTTCTAGCTACATATAATTTTCAGTTATCTATCACTTCCCTTGTTGGGCTAGCTCTGCCTTATTGTCTCTTTGTTTGATTGGCAGTCTTATGGGATCTGATGTTGTTTATCCTGCAGAGCAACGCGAACAAGAAAGAGCAGTCTGCACTGCGAGCTGTCATCAAGTGTGTCGAGGACCGTAATCTTGAAGCCGAGTTTCCACTGGAGGGTCTCCGGAAGCAACTCGAAGAGCTGGAGAAAGCCAAGACCGAGAAGAAGAAGGCGGCATCAAGCGCTACCAGTGGCGGCAGCAGCAGCGGCCCTGCAACCAAGCGCATCCGCGCGAGCAACGGAGGCCCAATGCCTCCCGCCAAGGCAGGTCGTCTCGCTACCAATGCCTGCGCGTCTTCTTTCCCAGGTCCCACCACATTCACCCAGTCTCCCTCCCACGCACCACACGCCAATACCTCCTCCCCTTCCCATGCATCACACGCCGCCACAGCCTCCCCTTCCCACACATCCTATGCCACGCCGCCTCCTTACCCGGTTGGACATGGCCTGTACTGCAGCCGGAGCCCGCCGGTGATCAGGGGGGAGCCATACGCTTACCCACCAGCCGAGGAGGTAGTCGGTTTCAACGTCGGCATCACCATGCCATACTCCACCCCACCCATGAGCTACCCCCCTGCCCCCTATGGCGGGTACGGCAGCGGGATGGCAGCTTACGCCAACGGAATGGCCCCTGCTTTCCACCAGGCTTACTACCGGTAGGTTCAGTCATGAAACAAACCAAAAACAAAGTAAAACAACAAAAAAAGTCGCTGATGAATGACATGACAACAACTGATAATCGCGCAATGGCCCTGTTTTGTAGCGACTGACTACAACGGTAGGTTGGGTATGTCATCTTCTATGTCCTTTCCATCACCACCACTAGGTTTGTGTGTTGTGTCTAGCTCGTCTCATCTTAGACCACTGCCTTTCTTTTTTCACTGGTAAGGAACCTGGAACCTGGGTGTAAATTATGTATGGTATCAGCGAGACTGTCGTCGCAGCCTTGTGTAACTCTGTTCGGAACTTTGATctttttttttgttgttgttgaaAAGATCAGCATGTGATCGTTAAGTACCGGATGTACCATGAACTTTAACCAAAAGTTTTCTCAGTTTAGTTGTGTGATTTGGTGTGTGGCATGGCCTCGGTGCCTCTCATTTCTCGTATGTGTTTTGTGTTTGGTGCCTCTCATCATCATGCATGTTTTATTTTGCTCGTAAACATATTTACGTTTAACAGATTTGCCTATGGTGCCTCTCTTCATCATGCATGTCCTCATTTATGATGAAAAAAAAAACCGTGCGATTCTCTATGGCCCGTCTGCGGCGACTAGGGAAAGCAGGAATGTTCACATCAACTCACATCAATAGGAAATGAGTGACTGGATAATATGCTCTCGCCTTTCAGTTTTGCAACGCTACTGCGAGGCATCTCGTCATCTCGCACCAAAACttgcaccagcagcagcagatgCACGGATGAGGGAAAATATTCCCTCAAGTCCTTATCTTTACAACAAAAAAAGTGCGCAAAAATAATCCTAATAGCTAGGTTAGAAACTTAAATCCTCTATGGAAAGTCTTGAGGAGAAAATTAAACTTCCAGGAATCCCAGAATAACAGAGAGGATTTAAGTTGCCAAAACTAGCCCTAAAAGGGGGGAAAATAAACAAACTTCAAAGGGATTAAATTAGTGGACATGTATATTTGGAGGAGCAGCAAGCCTAAGAATAAGTATAATAATGGGCTCTAAACCTGTTTAGATATCATTTTTCTTATGTAGAAGAGAGAGACATTAAAAAGTAGAGAAAATATGCTCTCATGTAAAAGCCATGTGCTAGGCTCCAAGACAAAAGTATGAAAAAGAAATAGACAAGTAATTTATCTAATAGCCAGCTTTATTGTATAATTGTGTTTATTATTGACTCTATATAACAATAGTAGGAAGTTAGAGCCAACAAATTTGCTCTAAGTCAGTCAGTAGTCGTTCTGAACCGAGAAAGAGAATAGTATTTTGGGAAGCAAACTGAGCATCTTCGGAAAGCAAAAGATGCGATAAAAGACCGAGACCTAGAGCAGCCCAGGCTTTTAGATGCAGGCAAGGGAATGATACCAAGATGAGAAGTTGATTGAGTAAACTGGTGGCCTCTTACCCTCCAAATCGCAGCACAACCATGTCCGTCCATCCATCCATTCCATCCATTCAACTAAACCCGTACATGCATCTCTGTCTAGGCAGACGACTCTGTGCGATGCAAAATTTGCTTAGGAACGCAGAGCGAAACCGCTCTGGTTGATGAAAATATGGCCAAGCGCTCCGACTGCAATGGGAGTCTGAAGTGCATGCTCTACTAAGTGTTTGTATTTGAAGCTGGGAGAAACCAGTGACGGAGTGCACAAACCAGATGATATATAATTTAGGGAAAAGCTAGATTTACTATACTATACAAGCACAAGGACGCGCTCCGTGCCACCGAGGACAGCGGCCGCGCCGCCGTCGCCGGGGCCGGCGCCCTTGGGGACGGTGACAACGAGCTCGCCCGCGGCGTAGGTGGCGGTGGCCATGGCGGGGCGCGTGCAGGGCGGGAGGCGGAAGCGCCAGCGGTCGAGCtcgaaggcggcggcggcggccccgtcgtcgtcgtcgtcgccatcgccgccgagggaggaggaggagaggCCGCGGACGACGACCTTGGTGACCCCTGGGTGGATCTCGACGGCGTGCGCGCGGGCGCCCGCGAGGgagaactcgtcggcggcggcgaCGAACCGCAGCGCCGCCGCGTCCTCCTCGACGGACACGTCCGCGTCGGCCGCGAACGGGAGCTCCAGCACCTTGTCGAATATGTGCGGCAGGCGGCGCAGCTTCTTCCCGCCGAGCGCGCCCGCCGCCGCGGAGGCGCAGCGTTGCACGGCGATGGTGCGCTTCCGCGGGGCCGGGTGGACCCTCATGGCGGGGGGGCTCCTTGCCGCGTCGGGGGGTGCGGAAGAAAGCGACCGGCGGCAGACGCTAGTTGCGGACGCACGCGCGTTGGGGGAGGGCCGCGCGGATCGATGGGGCGCGGAGGTCCGTCGTCTGGTCCTGGGCTTCTGGACCTTGCGCTGCTGGCTGCGTTGGGGAATTGGAGAAGACAACCGGAGGCGGGCGGAGGGGAGAAGAGAGAATCGGAAGCGCTTTGGACCTGTGATGATGTGCGGGAAACCGTGGGCACCGGATTTTATTTTAGacctttttgttttgtttttttgcTTGTATAAAAAAGGGTGAAAGTCTCTTGAAAAAGGATTAGGATTTAGGCCTAGTTTTTTTAATAAATTAGTTTATAGAAATTGAGGTAGTCCAAACATACCAGTTTATGACTTAGTTTATATAGAAATTAGATTCTCAGTTTTTAAAACCAAGAAGTTGACCTCTCGTGGCTAAAAAATAAAATCTGTTTTTTAAAACTGGGTTGCTTCCAAATATGACTTTAGAGAGTTGATGGAACGAGATTAGGATCAGGATTATGATATCCTTTTGGTGATGCTCTTCATGTCTAAGGCTAGTTTTACTGGCGGAAGCGTTGTGGACCTGTGATGATGTGCGGGAAAAAAATATTTCATCACATAATTGTATGTGTTTGAAATAGAGGGTAAGAACTGGTCAATTGGTTCTTTTTTCCCACTTTTTCTATAGCACCCAACTCTATTTAAGAGATCAAAAGCACACAGAAGAAATTTAACCTATTGCAACATAGAGCGCAGAGCAAAGGCCCAAAAGCAGTAGAAGGATTAGAGTTCACGTCTAGGCGTCATAGATCCTAGCATCAACCTGGACGCCATGTTTTACAGCGTTGGGATGCTGCCATGTCTGCACTACGCCGATCGGCCATGCAGATCGAGACTTCGACGATCTCACTGCCATGATCTTCGTCGAGACGTCGTGTCTCAACGTGGTAGGTCACAACGATGATATCCAAATCTAAAAAAATAAACACATATTTTTTTTGGAATGTGGCtaccttttttaaaaaaaaatctaaAATACAAAAAAAGTTAAATTTTATTTTCCGGTCCCCCGAGAACTAAAATCAGTGGGCTGCTTTTGCATCGTGATTGCGGAAGGCCTAGAGGACTTGGTGCAAGCAGGCTAATGGAGTCGTGCTCGGGTTAGCTTGGAATTGGAAATGAGGTGAAAAACAAAGGGGAGTGGTGATGCCTAGAGAGAGGATAGGAAAAGAAAGCACACACGATAAGATGTGACGTGCGCTCCCCCAATTCCATTTGCAATGCCCTCGTCCACGCAAGGGCCATACGCGTCACACTAGTACACTACCCCCCTAGTGGTGGCGGGCAACCACAACGTGGCCCCACATGCCTAGAGACAGCCAGCCAATCAGCCAATGCTACAACTCCTTTTCTATTTGAGGAAATCATCCACGACCACGAGTTAGGCCATGTTTGGTTCCCTTAGTCactagactaaattttagtcactaaAGTTTAGTCGCTAAAGTACCCCGTTTGATTCCAGTGACTAAACCGGACTAAAGAACATTAATTGCTGTGAATAATAACTATTTTACCCCTATTAATTAATGAATGTTTGCTATAAGAAGAAAGCAGAGAGGACAAATAAGGTAAAAATActactttagtcccttttagtcaccccttagtgactaaagtttagtcaccccaCTTTAGTCACTATGTTTGCTTTAGTCACCCCCaaaccaaacggggccttagtACTGTCCCCGTGGTCTGACTTGACACGCGCACGCTCTCGAAAATACTGGTCTTTGGATCTTAAATTACAAAAAAAATAAACGACTTCTACAGGCAGATAAATCTGTATTTGCGAGCGGATGATGCATTCAGCATACAGATGATGACTCATCTTTACATTCTTTATCACGACGGGCCTTGTCTCGTTTCTTGTGAAAATCAAGAAAAACAGCAACCGTATTCCGAGTTTTTTTAATAATAAAAACAAACCAAAAACATAACATGCCTAGCAGCGAAACAGAACAAGTTTGATTGGCCACTTGTCACTTGTCACCACCATACAAACAAATGGGACAAGTACCATTTGTTACACCTACAATTTGTGCTCAATTCATGGCTGTGTTCTGTTCATGATTAGAGTTTAGACACTTGCATGTACATATCCTAAGAAAGATGATTGCGAATGGcaccaggggggggggggggggggaatgcgTTCGCAAGAAAAGAGAAGGGGATACGGGCGGCAGGAGAGGTTGGATCTGACTATCTGAGACCAGAAACCGGACCAGGAAACGAAATCTCCAGCCATTTTATCAGCAAAAACAAAACGCTGCAGAGTTCAGAGTTGACCCATAACTGCAACGGAAACACAGGCTGGAACGCTGACAGCCTGACACGATGCGTACGCCTACCCGCACCCGACTGTGATATATAGAATAAAGATGGTAATGTCTAATGTGATCCACTGGTGCAAGAACACGACTGTGATATATAGAATAAAGATGGTAATGTCTAATGTGATCTACTGTAACCAAGTGGCGGCGTTGTTTTTGCATTCTGAAGCCTCAGGACTCCCGCGAGCAACGCAGGCAGAATACTCGGAATAATATATGACCATTCGTGCTGCTCTACATTACCATGCAAGAAACTGTTCGAATAGATCGTGCATATCTACATTCAATAAGATTCAATAATGAACTAGACAACCACAGCTGCATGTTTTTTTAAAGAGAAATATGTAAAACATCCAGAAACTAACCGACTGTTTTTTTTTATTCAACACTGATTCGTCCTCATGATATAATTTAACTGATCGTAGTCCTGGATAAATATCAACTATAGGAGCACTGAGCACACCCTCAAAAGAGAAACACACAGGTTAGTTCCTGGATGCTTTACACTCCGCTGATTCCAATGATCATTTCTTACTTAACTCTTATTCGACTCGCCAATAAATTGAAATCATATTTCAAGTTAACCCCCAAACAGACATCAAAGAATAGATCTGTGGTTATACACACTATTATCAATTTATCATTGACACCAGTACTTGGCACTGCGAAAATTCAGTGGGTTGTTACGGACCATGCATGGGTGCTGCAATTCTGTTGTGCTATAGTTTTCCTGTATGTGCCTCTGTGATTGCACTTCATTTGGGCCTAGTGATGTAAGCAGAACCTGATACTGTACGGCAAGGCGAATTGTGTGCAAGTATTTTCCTTTACGTGTCCGTACTCTAGGCCTCCATAATGCATAAATATTCCCTCTCTTTTTTTTTGGTTACAATACATTCGACTTTGTAAGGGAATCCTCAACTACTAGTCTTTGACCCCTACTCTAGTTTTCATGGGGTCGCAGCATTAGCTAACAAAAAACTCAAAGAATGTAGAGAAAGATAAAACCGACCTTGCCTTCGTATGCAAGGTAACTTATATAAACTAAAAAAAGTGGTGATTACCTGTGCGCCAATGAATCGCAGGTTAATAGTCGTTTTGATCACCAATGAATCGCTTTGATCACAGGTTAATAGTCGCAGGAGATACTGGCTGATGGTGGTGGTGACTAACTGAACTTATCTCCAGTATGATTTTCATATTTGCCCACTGATCTTTTGAACTTCAACTGGATGGGTCATATCTGAGTTGAAGCTGGGCACTGTGGTATGCTATACTTGAGAATCAGAACAAACAGAGATGAAACCCTCAGCAAGTCAGATATTCTTTGTTTCTCCATTGTCTGTGTCACCTGATTCCTCTGGCAGGAGACTTAGAAGAGGTAAGGGCAGCAGCGAACTAAGATTGCAGACGACAATCAATAGAGGTAGGTTCCCAAAGGTGTCCCTGGTGACCCCAAATATCCGAGTTAGACCAGCACCAACCAGACCACCAGTAACACTTCCAGCATTAGAAATTGACATCAAAGTTGCAAATAAAGTGGCTTCCATTCCTGGAGGGCACAGTTTTGCAGCTAACACCAAGACTGGCATAAATGAAGCCTACAAAAAAAAGCTTAAGCAACATAAGCTTGCATTCAAGGAAGCAATTGAAGGCAGGAGGTGTCAAAGCTAGATATTATTTAACTCATATTAATATACAAACGATGCTCTCATTGTACACATGGAACGTTGAGACTTCTCTCCTCAAAATAAGTCAACATCTTCCTAAGAATAGGTACAGCATTTCACAACTAAGATCAGCTGATCCTGAATTGTCAGTGGTCAGTCTAAATTATGGACATATAAAAGTACTATGTTACACGGCCACTATGTAACGAAAAAGGGTACATGATCA
This portion of the Zea mays cultivar B73 chromosome 2, Zm-B73-REFERENCE-NAM-5.0, whole genome shotgun sequence genome encodes:
- the LOC100279445 gene encoding uncharacterized LOC100279445 (The RefSeq protein has 1 substitution compared to this genomic sequence); protein product: MPLYRRIVVSFSWRRQMPRLALTLGLEEEMADIIEELIAKRQQLDAVNFAYEAGLQEKFPPVPLLKSYLEDSKKTSTAASDNSSTSSSGQSGSNANKKEQSALRAVIKCVEDRNLEVEFPLEGLRKQLEELEKAKTEKKKAASSATSGGSSSGPATKRIRASNGGPMPPAKAGRLATNACASSFPGPTTFTQSPSHAPHANTSSPSHASHAATASPSHTSYATPPPYPVGHGLYCSRSPPVIRGEPYAYPPAEEVVGFNVGITMPYSTPPMSYPPAPYGGYGSGMAAYANGMAPAFHQAYYR
- the LOC100276567 gene encoding uncharacterized protein LOC100276567, with protein sequence MRVHPAPRKRTIAVQRCASAAAGALGGKKLRRLPHIFDKVLELPFAADADVSVEEDAAALRFVAAADEFSLAGARAHAVEIHPGVTKVVVRGLSSSSLGGDGDDDDDGAAAAAFELDRWRFRLPPCTRPAMATATYAAGELVVTVPKGAGPGDGGAAAVLGGTERVLVLV